In the Hordeum vulgare subsp. vulgare chromosome 7H, MorexV3_pseudomolecules_assembly, whole genome shotgun sequence genome, one interval contains:
- the LOC123411853 gene encoding nucleotide-sugar uncharacterized transporter 2 isoform X1 translates to MGVWEFILRGGGRRFIKRKDSDAGEAGRAMEELRGSLYNEFHTSEGAKRQQQRFCGPGVALTFNFVVSVGIIMANKMVMGRVGFNFPVALSLIHYIAAWVLMAILRALYLMPIAPPSKSTPFSSLFALGAVMSFSTGLANISLKHNSVGFYQMAKIAVTPTIVAAEFILLKKSVSFRKVITLVIVSFGVAVATVTDLEFNFFGACVAVAWIIPSAINKILWSNLQQSGNWTALALMWKTTPITIFFFLVLMPLMDPPGLLSFNWNFKNSCAIIISALLGFLLQWSGALALGATSALSHVVLGQFKTIVIMLSGFLVFKSDPGLTSLYGAVIALGGMSVYTYLGLKESTTGGKRIASTSRQSSPSLKSKVIIDGEKPETTPVDSV, encoded by the exons ATGGGAGTATGGGAGTTCATCCTGCGCGGCGGCGGCCGGCGCTTCATCAAGCGCAAGGACagcgacgccggcgaggctg GCCGGGCAATGGAGGAGCTGAGAGGTTCTCTCTACAATGAATTCCATACTTCGGAAGGGGCTAAGCGGCAGCAGCAGAGGTTTTGTGGCCCGGGTGTTGCGCTAACATTCAACTTTGTGGTTTCTGTTGGGATCATCATGGCAAACAAGATG GTGATGGGTAGGGTTGGCTTTAACTTCCCAGTTGCACTGTCACTAATTCATTACATAGCTGCCTGGGTCCTCATGGCCATCCTGAGGGCATTATACTTGATGCCCATCGCCCCTCCTTCAAAATCCACTCCTTTCTCCTCATTATTCGCTTTGGGTGCTGTGATGTCTTTTTCCACCGGACTTGCTAATATCAGCTTAAAGCATAATAG TGTAGGGTTTTATCAAATGGCTAAGATAGCTGTAACTCCAACCATAGTTGCAGCAGAATTTATTCTTCTCAAGAAAAGTGTCTCCTTTCGAAAG GTTATCACACTAGTTATAGTGTCATTTGGTGTGGCTGTAGCAACTGTTACTGATTTGGAGTTCAACTTTTTTGGTGCTTGTGTAGCAGTAGCTTGGATCATTCCTAGTGCTATAAACAAGATCCTCTGGTCAAATCTGCAACAGAGTGGAAACTGGACTGCTCTTGC GTTGATGTGGAAGACAACCCCAATTACGATATTTTTCTTCCTTGTCCTGATGCCTTTGATGGATCCTCCGGGATTGTTGTCTTTCAACTGGAATTTCAAGAACAGCTGTGCAATTATCATATCTGCTttgcttggttttcttcttcaGTGGTCCGGTGCTTTGGCACTTGG TGCAACCTCAGCTCTGTCTCATGTTGTGCTTGGCCAATTCAAGACTATTGTCATAATGCTCTCTGGGTTTCTGGTATTTAAATCTGATCCTGGACTCACCAGTCTTTATGGAGCTGTCATTGCACTAGGAGGCATGTCAGTCTACACTTACCTAGGGCTAAAAGAGTCAACCACCGGTGGTAAGAGAATTGCATCAACGTCTAGGCAGAGTTCTCCCTCACTGAAGTCCAAGGTTATAATAGACGGAGAAAAGCCAGAAACAACACCTGTGGACTCTGTCTAA
- the LOC123411853 gene encoding nucleotide-sugar uncharacterized transporter 2 isoform X2 yields the protein MEELRGSLYNEFHTSEGAKRQQQRFCGPGVALTFNFVVSVGIIMANKMVMGRVGFNFPVALSLIHYIAAWVLMAILRALYLMPIAPPSKSTPFSSLFALGAVMSFSTGLANISLKHNSVGFYQMAKIAVTPTIVAAEFILLKKSVSFRKVITLVIVSFGVAVATVTDLEFNFFGACVAVAWIIPSAINKILWSNLQQSGNWTALALMWKTTPITIFFFLVLMPLMDPPGLLSFNWNFKNSCAIIISALLGFLLQWSGALALGATSALSHVVLGQFKTIVIMLSGFLVFKSDPGLTSLYGAVIALGGMSVYTYLGLKESTTGGKRIASTSRQSSPSLKSKVIIDGEKPETTPVDSV from the exons ATGGAGGAGCTGAGAGGTTCTCTCTACAATGAATTCCATACTTCGGAAGGGGCTAAGCGGCAGCAGCAGAGGTTTTGTGGCCCGGGTGTTGCGCTAACATTCAACTTTGTGGTTTCTGTTGGGATCATCATGGCAAACAAGATG GTGATGGGTAGGGTTGGCTTTAACTTCCCAGTTGCACTGTCACTAATTCATTACATAGCTGCCTGGGTCCTCATGGCCATCCTGAGGGCATTATACTTGATGCCCATCGCCCCTCCTTCAAAATCCACTCCTTTCTCCTCATTATTCGCTTTGGGTGCTGTGATGTCTTTTTCCACCGGACTTGCTAATATCAGCTTAAAGCATAATAG TGTAGGGTTTTATCAAATGGCTAAGATAGCTGTAACTCCAACCATAGTTGCAGCAGAATTTATTCTTCTCAAGAAAAGTGTCTCCTTTCGAAAG GTTATCACACTAGTTATAGTGTCATTTGGTGTGGCTGTAGCAACTGTTACTGATTTGGAGTTCAACTTTTTTGGTGCTTGTGTAGCAGTAGCTTGGATCATTCCTAGTGCTATAAACAAGATCCTCTGGTCAAATCTGCAACAGAGTGGAAACTGGACTGCTCTTGC GTTGATGTGGAAGACAACCCCAATTACGATATTTTTCTTCCTTGTCCTGATGCCTTTGATGGATCCTCCGGGATTGTTGTCTTTCAACTGGAATTTCAAGAACAGCTGTGCAATTATCATATCTGCTttgcttggttttcttcttcaGTGGTCCGGTGCTTTGGCACTTGG TGCAACCTCAGCTCTGTCTCATGTTGTGCTTGGCCAATTCAAGACTATTGTCATAATGCTCTCTGGGTTTCTGGTATTTAAATCTGATCCTGGACTCACCAGTCTTTATGGAGCTGTCATTGCACTAGGAGGCATGTCAGTCTACACTTACCTAGGGCTAAAAGAGTCAACCACCGGTGGTAAGAGAATTGCATCAACGTCTAGGCAGAGTTCTCCCTCACTGAAGTCCAAGGTTATAATAGACGGAGAAAAGCCAGAAACAACACCTGTGGACTCTGTCTAA